One part of the Enterococcus sp. DIV1094 genome encodes these proteins:
- a CDS encoding YhgE/Pip domain-containing protein, whose translation MKSIKNTINLYVLDWKRIFKNPVATLLIIAIMIIPSLYAWFNIKALWDPYGNTGELPIAVYSADKPAEFQGEEVAIGKEVLKSLHENKDLGWQFVDSKKELEDGVRSGEYYAGIYLPENFSEDLLSFTSGDIQKPKIEYTVNQKINAIAPKITDKGATTIQSQISSEFIKTASETLLKVFNEIGYDIDSNLVSINKVKSMILSTDENLDTIDGYTQQVLDLQKQLPDIKNKLEKADEFVAYLPQVDEMGQKVVELNDKMPELKEQAKLILDLQEKIPEIQNAGRQIAEIDNDFASIEETMNQGIEEAKQGLTIIQQVQDILPDVKNLESQAQNLAADTKSGAEQLKEAVPGITTSVKTTLDAIGQVATTTSSLAQTIETAVEDGQLTDEEKANINNLLTNFINGITAQQQATDKLISFLEDLQANAGNTKLQPIIDTLKSVKPALTDLQNRLTRLNEAVQAGDVSQVTKLLQEVRDAANSVNGLINSINVDEVSTTVQSILTQVIDTISTAQGALSKADQIDFDSLLSSTKETVTNAVAILEKYQQEMPAIGQEIHDANTMLNDNMETIVNGINKGADLYNNDLPVLQEKLGLAADFIQNDWPTIKNEINSTMTTVNDKMPEVETAVNAAADLITNDWPNIKAGIQKAADAIRKGEEEVDLGEVIKLLKLDATKESDFFTMPVELQTNSLYPIPNNGSASTPFYTALCLWVGAVLLSSVATTDYYLDKKARKNYTKREQFGARMLTFLTMAIAQSLIVTLGNMFLLGVYVVNPVYSVLFAVLIALSFMMIVYVLAALFDNVGKGIAIIILVLSISGGGGNYPIQVSGKFFQMINPFLPFTHAVNLLRESAGGIYWPNATHAILILVGIFIVVGIVGTASYPFVSEKMKKFKEAAHESRIFH comes from the coding sequence ACCTTGGCTGGCAATTCGTTGACTCGAAGAAAGAATTGGAAGACGGCGTGCGCTCAGGAGAATATTATGCTGGTATCTATTTGCCAGAGAATTTTTCGGAGGACTTACTAAGCTTCACGAGTGGGGATATCCAAAAACCAAAAATCGAATATACAGTCAATCAAAAAATCAATGCGATTGCGCCAAAAATCACTGATAAAGGGGCAACGACGATCCAGTCACAAATCTCAAGTGAATTTATTAAGACAGCGAGTGAAACGCTACTAAAAGTATTCAATGAGATTGGCTATGACATTGACTCTAACCTCGTAAGTATCAATAAAGTAAAATCAATGATTTTATCGACAGATGAAAACTTGGATACGATCGATGGTTATACGCAACAAGTACTTGATCTACAAAAACAGTTACCTGATATTAAAAATAAGCTAGAGAAGGCAGATGAATTTGTCGCATATTTACCACAGGTGGATGAAATGGGACAAAAAGTCGTTGAGTTGAACGATAAAATGCCGGAATTAAAAGAACAAGCGAAATTGATCCTTGATTTGCAAGAAAAAATCCCAGAGATCCAAAATGCGGGACGACAAATCGCTGAAATCGATAATGATTTTGCATCGATCGAAGAAACGATGAATCAAGGAATCGAGGAAGCAAAACAAGGATTGACGATCATCCAACAAGTCCAAGACATCTTACCTGATGTGAAAAATTTAGAATCGCAAGCGCAGAATCTAGCGGCTGATACGAAATCGGGTGCAGAACAACTCAAAGAAGCAGTCCCAGGAATCACGACAAGCGTGAAGACAACGTTAGACGCGATTGGGCAAGTAGCAACGACGACTAGTTCATTAGCGCAAACGATCGAAACAGCTGTAGAAGATGGACAACTAACAGATGAAGAAAAAGCAAATATCAATAACTTGTTAACTAATTTTATCAATGGTATTACAGCACAACAACAAGCAACGGATAAGTTGATTTCATTTTTGGAAGATCTACAAGCGAACGCTGGAAATACAAAACTACAACCGATTATTGATACGTTGAAGAGTGTAAAACCAGCATTAACTGATTTGCAAAATCGTTTAACACGATTAAATGAAGCTGTTCAGGCTGGGGATGTTTCTCAAGTTACGAAACTTTTACAAGAAGTTAGAGATGCTGCTAATTCTGTCAACGGCTTGATCAATAGTATCAATGTTGACGAAGTCAGCACAACCGTTCAATCGATCTTGACACAAGTGATCGATACGATCAGTACCGCGCAAGGGGCATTGAGTAAAGCGGACCAAATCGACTTTGATTCGCTATTAAGCTCGACGAAAGAGACAGTGACTAATGCGGTAGCGATATTAGAGAAATATCAACAAGAAATGCCTGCGATCGGTCAAGAGATCCATGATGCGAATACCATGTTAAATGACAATATGGAAACGATCGTGAATGGCATCAATAAAGGAGCCGACCTATACAATAATGACTTACCTGTATTACAAGAAAAACTTGGTTTAGCTGCTGATTTTATCCAGAATGATTGGCCAACAATCAAAAATGAGATCAATAGTACGATGACCACAGTCAACGATAAAATGCCGGAAGTTGAAACAGCAGTGAATGCAGCCGCAGACTTGATCACGAATGATTGGCCGAACATCAAAGCTGGCATTCAAAAAGCAGCTGATGCGATCCGTAAAGGGGAAGAAGAAGTCGATCTTGGGGAAGTCATCAAGCTCTTGAAATTAGATGCGACAAAAGAGAGTGATTTCTTTACGATGCCTGTAGAATTGCAGACAAATTCATTGTATCCAATCCCAAATAACGGATCTGCAAGTACACCGTTCTATACTGCTTTATGTTTGTGGGTAGGCGCGGTCTTGCTCTCAAGTGTTGCTACGACGGATTATTATTTAGATAAAAAAGCACGCAAAAACTATACAAAACGTGAACAGTTCGGCGCGCGCATGTTGACTTTCTTGACTATGGCAATTGCCCAAAGCTTGATCGTTACTTTAGGGAATATGTTCTTACTTGGTGTGTACGTCGTCAACCCAGTCTATAGCGTACTGTTTGCGGTGTTGATCGCTTTGTCATTTATGATGATCGTATACGTGTTAGCAGCACTGTTTGATAATGTCGGAAAAGGGATAGCGATCATCATACTTGTCCTATCGATCTCTGGTGGTGGCGGGAACTATCCAATCCAAGTGTCAGGAAAATTCTTCCAAATGATCAATCCATTCTTACCATTTACTCATGCAGTCAATCTATTGCGTGAATCGGCTGGTGGGATCTATTGGCCAAATGCGACACATGCGATTTTGATTTTAGTGGGCATCTTTATCGTGGTAGGGATCGTTGGAACAGCATCCTATCCATTTGTCAGTGAAAAAATGAAGAAATTCAAAGAAGCTGCGCATGAAAGTCGGATTTTCCATTAG
- a CDS encoding APC family permease translates to MDYLKRLLVGKPLKSAENDDHKLTRFAALALLSSDALSSIAYGTEQIVVVLVALSAAAIWYSLPIAAFVIILLISLTLSYRQIIHAYPHGGGAYVVSSENLGKNAGLISGGSLLIDYMLTVAVSVSAGAEAITSAIPALYGHQVAISVTIVLLLMMLNLRGLRESASFLLFPVYTFILVISLLIVVGLFNIVTGAVPLQATALPGAVVPGVSVALILRAFSSGSSSLTGVEAISNAVPFFKKPRAKNAAMTLTMMALILGFFFVGITFINYWYGIVPEKEVTVLSQIGQAVFGHGILYYILQFATALILAVAANTGFSAFPVLAYNLAKDKFMPHMYQDRGDRLGYSNGIITLALGSIVLLFIFNGSTERLIPLYSIGVFIPFALSQTGMVIKWKKEGKKWLTKSIANITGAFISYAIIAILFVYRLGDIWPFFIIMPIVMFVFYKIHDHYQKVAEQLRLEDEVNLHEYEGNTVLVLVGNVTRVNTGALNYARSIGDYVVAMHVSLDEDIEKEKEIQAEFKKHFPDVRLSIVHSSYRSIQNPILRYVDLVSKNAAKQNYTTTVLIPQFVPNRRWQNILHNQTSLRLRLRLSWRENIVVSTYSYHLKK, encoded by the coding sequence TTGGATTACTTAAAAAGGTTGTTAGTAGGTAAGCCATTGAAATCGGCCGAAAACGATGACCATAAATTAACAAGGTTTGCCGCGTTAGCATTATTATCTTCTGATGCGTTGTCATCAATTGCATACGGAACAGAACAAATCGTTGTGGTACTCGTTGCGTTATCTGCTGCTGCGATCTGGTATTCATTGCCGATTGCTGCGTTTGTCATTATTCTATTGATTTCATTAACACTTTCTTATCGGCAGATCATTCACGCTTATCCACACGGTGGTGGGGCTTACGTTGTTAGTAGTGAGAACCTCGGTAAAAATGCGGGGTTGATTTCAGGCGGGTCCTTATTGATCGATTATATGCTGACTGTTGCGGTTTCCGTGTCAGCCGGTGCAGAGGCGATTACTTCGGCTATTCCTGCTCTATATGGGCATCAAGTAGCGATTTCGGTGACTATCGTCCTCTTGTTGATGATGTTGAACTTACGTGGACTGAGAGAATCAGCTTCATTCTTGCTGTTTCCAGTCTATACATTTATTCTCGTCATCTCCTTATTGATCGTTGTTGGTTTATTCAATATCGTGACTGGTGCTGTACCGTTACAAGCGACAGCTCTTCCAGGCGCAGTTGTTCCTGGAGTATCGGTAGCCTTGATTTTACGAGCATTTTCTTCTGGTTCTTCTTCATTGACTGGCGTAGAAGCAATCAGTAATGCAGTGCCGTTCTTCAAGAAGCCACGTGCGAAAAATGCAGCAATGACTTTGACGATGATGGCATTGATCTTAGGCTTCTTTTTTGTAGGGATCACGTTTATCAACTATTGGTATGGGATCGTTCCTGAAAAAGAAGTGACTGTTCTTTCTCAAATCGGTCAAGCTGTGTTTGGGCATGGAATCTTGTATTATATCTTGCAATTTGCGACAGCCTTGATTTTGGCGGTTGCGGCAAATACAGGTTTCTCTGCTTTTCCAGTTTTAGCGTATAATCTAGCAAAAGATAAATTTATGCCTCATATGTACCAAGATCGTGGAGACCGTTTAGGCTATTCGAACGGGATCATCACCCTTGCGTTAGGTTCTATCGTGCTCTTGTTTATTTTTAATGGTTCTACGGAACGATTGATTCCATTGTATTCGATCGGTGTCTTTATTCCTTTTGCGTTATCGCAAACAGGAATGGTCATCAAATGGAAGAAAGAGGGCAAAAAGTGGTTGACGAAATCCATTGCGAATATTACTGGAGCATTCATCTCTTATGCTATCATCGCAATTTTATTTGTTTACCGCTTAGGAGATATTTGGCCATTCTTCATCATCATGCCGATCGTCATGTTCGTGTTCTATAAAATCCATGATCATTACCAAAAAGTAGCGGAACAGCTCCGTTTAGAAGATGAAGTGAATTTGCATGAATATGAAGGGAATACAGTCTTGGTGCTTGTAGGAAATGTTACACGTGTAAATACGGGGGCATTGAATTATGCACGTTCAATCGGTGATTATGTCGTTGCCATGCACGTATCGTTAGATGAGGATATCGAAAAGGAAAAAGAAATCCAAGCAGAATTCAAAAAGCATTTTCCAGACGTTCGTCTTTCAATCGTCCATTCGTCTTATCGTTCGATCCAAAACCCGATTTTGCGCTATGTTGATCTAGTCAGCAAAAATGCGGCGAAACAAAATTACACGACGACAGTGTTGATTCCACAATTTGTACCAAATCGCAGATGGCAGAACATCTTGCATAATCAGACGAGTCTAAGATTACGTTTACGTCTTTCTTGGCGTGAGAATATCGTTGTAAGTACGTATAGTTATCATCTGAAAAAATAA
- a CDS encoding type II toxin-antitoxin system PemK/MazF family toxin translates to MVYNINGYTPKQGDFVIINFNPSMDRESKKRKPAIVVSANHYNAVTGMCAVCPFANTKYKNYIALDKSHKLQGYINPFQIKTFDFMEKQRNVRFVEKATLAELGEVAQIIDMVFDFLSLLSE, encoded by the coding sequence ATGGTATATAATATTAATGGCTATACGCCTAAACAAGGAGATTTCGTGATTATTAATTTCAATCCTAGTATGGATAGAGAGAGTAAAAAAAGAAAACCTGCAATTGTTGTCAGTGCGAACCATTATAATGCAGTAACAGGGATGTGTGCGGTTTGTCCATTTGCTAATACGAAATATAAAAACTATATTGCTTTAGATAAGAGTCATAAACTACAAGGATATATCAATCCTTTTCAAATCAAAACATTTGATTTTATGGAAAAGCAGAGAAATGTACGCTTTGTAGAGAAAGCCACTCTCGCTGAGTTAGGTGAAGTGGCACAAATCATTGATATGGTGTTTGATTTTTTATCATTATTGTCAGAGTAA
- a CDS encoding ABC transporter permease codes for MENMNWFQQFIYYFQENGTYVFSQFLRHFLISIYGVLFAAIVGIPIGILISRKRKLANWVIRFANIIQTIPSLAMISILMIGLGLGVNVVIVTVFLYSLLPIIKNTYTGMIQVDKNILDVGKGMGMTASQRLFMVELPLSVSVIMAGIRNALVVAIGITAIGAFVGAGGLGDIIIRGTNATDGTSIILAGALPTAFMAIITDWVLGIIERRLDPAAKHSR; via the coding sequence ATGGAAAACATGAATTGGTTCCAACAATTTATCTATTATTTTCAAGAGAATGGCACGTACGTCTTTTCGCAATTTCTCCGTCACTTTCTCATTTCGATCTACGGTGTACTTTTTGCGGCAATCGTCGGCATTCCCATCGGTATTCTTATTTCGAGAAAACGGAAATTAGCTAACTGGGTGATTCGCTTTGCCAATATCATCCAAACGATTCCTTCGTTAGCCATGATCTCGATCTTGATGATCGGGTTAGGATTAGGAGTGAATGTCGTGATCGTTACAGTTTTCTTGTATTCGCTACTACCGATCATCAAGAACACGTATACAGGGATGATCCAAGTCGACAAAAATATCCTTGATGTCGGCAAAGGGATGGGGATGACTGCCAGTCAACGTCTCTTTATGGTCGAACTACCACTTTCTGTTTCTGTTATTATGGCAGGTATTCGAAATGCTTTAGTAGTTGCTATCGGGATCACAGCCATCGGTGCATTTGTCGGTGCAGGCGGTTTAGGCGATATCATCATTCGTGGAACGAATGCCACAGATGGTACTTCCATCATCTTAGCTGGCGCCTTGCCAACAGCCTTTATGGCCATTATCACCGACTGGGTCTTAGGGATCATCGAACGCCGTTTAGACCCCGCGGCAAAGCATTCAAGATGA
- a CDS encoding osmoprotectant ABC transporter substrate-binding protein yields MKRIRNSLILVMTVLLLASCSFPGLASNTDEDTISITGGITSEAQILGSIVAGMIEHYTEKNTTIINNLATTTINHQAMINGDASISAARYTGTDLTTTLNLPPEKDPAKAFDIVKREFEERYNQTWFPSYGFENTYVFLVRKDTAEKYNLKKVSDLKNVADELVAGVDTSWINRKGDGYDGFQETYGFSFDSILPMQIGLVYDAVEAGRMDIVLGYSTDGRIASYDLVMLEDDLSFFPPYDAAPVVDNQLLKDTPGLEEALSRLGNTISTEKMQQLNYEADNNLVEPSVVAERFLKENHYFGGE; encoded by the coding sequence ATGAAACGCATCAGAAATAGTCTCATACTCGTAATGACCGTCCTGCTACTGGCAAGTTGTTCCTTCCCAGGATTAGCCAGTAATACGGATGAAGATACGATTTCTATCACTGGCGGGATCACTTCTGAAGCTCAGATCCTCGGAAGTATCGTTGCTGGGATGATCGAACACTATACGGAAAAAAATACGACGATCATCAATAACTTAGCAACGACAACGATCAATCACCAAGCGATGATCAATGGCGATGCTTCGATTTCTGCCGCGCGCTATACAGGGACAGATTTGACGACTACCCTTAATCTGCCACCTGAAAAAGATCCCGCAAAAGCGTTCGATATCGTGAAACGTGAATTTGAAGAACGATACAACCAAACATGGTTCCCTTCTTATGGTTTTGAGAATACGTATGTTTTTCTTGTCCGTAAAGATACGGCGGAAAAATACAATCTAAAAAAAGTCAGTGACTTGAAGAATGTCGCCGACGAACTTGTTGCCGGTGTCGATACTTCATGGATCAATCGTAAAGGAGATGGCTATGACGGCTTCCAAGAAACGTATGGCTTTTCATTTGACTCCATCTTACCAATGCAGATTGGTTTGGTCTATGATGCTGTAGAAGCTGGGCGAATGGATATCGTTTTAGGGTATTCAACAGACGGTCGTATCGCTAGTTATGATCTCGTCATGCTAGAAGATGATTTGAGCTTCTTTCCACCTTATGATGCTGCACCAGTTGTAGACAATCAACTTTTGAAAGACACACCAGGTTTAGAAGAAGCACTCTCAAGGTTAGGCAACACGATCAGCACAGAAAAAATGCAACAATTGAACTATGAAGCAGATAATAATTTGGTTGAGCCTTCTGTTGTCGCAGAGCGCTTTTTAAAAGAAAACCATTATTTTGGAGGGGAGTGA
- a CDS encoding ABC transporter permease yields the protein MAEFFQQHGAEIVSKSLEHLYISAIALIIGIAVAVPLGVLLTRFPKIATIVIGLTSALQTVPSLALLALMIPLFGVGKVPAIIALFIYSLLPILRNTYIGMKNVDWNYRDVAKGMGMTNVQSIFSVELPIAMPTIMAGIRLAAVYVIAWATLASYIGAGGLGDLIFSGLNNYQPDLIFAGTIPVTILALLADFLLGFLENRLTPIALREENDE from the coding sequence ATGGCCGAATTTTTCCAACAACATGGCGCGGAGATCGTCTCAAAAAGTCTTGAACATCTCTATATTTCAGCAATTGCTTTGATCATTGGGATTGCCGTTGCTGTTCCCTTAGGTGTTCTTTTGACGCGTTTTCCTAAAATCGCAACAATCGTCATTGGTTTGACCAGTGCGTTGCAAACAGTCCCCTCTCTTGCACTATTGGCACTTATGATTCCTTTATTTGGCGTCGGGAAAGTCCCTGCAATCATTGCCCTATTCATTTATTCTCTTTTACCCATTTTAAGAAATACGTATATCGGGATGAAGAACGTGGATTGGAATTACCGCGATGTCGCAAAAGGCATGGGCATGACGAATGTTCAATCGATTTTTTCTGTTGAGTTGCCGATCGCTATGCCGACGATCATGGCAGGCATCCGTTTAGCTGCTGTCTATGTCATCGCCTGGGCAACACTTGCCTCTTATATCGGTGCAGGTGGTTTAGGTGACTTGATTTTTAGTGGCTTGAATAATTATCAGCCCGATTTGATTTTTGCTGGAACGATCCCTGTAACGATTTTGGCATTGCTTGCGGATTTCCTACTAGGTTTCTTAGAAAATCGGTTAACTCCGATCGCATTGAGAGAGGAGAATGACGAATGA
- a CDS encoding betaine/proline/choline family ABC transporter ATP-binding protein (Members of the family are the ATP-binding subunit of ABC transporters for substrates such as betaine, L-proline or other amino acids, choline, carnitine, etc. The substrate specificity is best determined from the substrate-binding subunit, rather than this subunit, as it interacts with the permease subunit and not with substrate directly.): MIEFQNVSKIYKGGKIAVEDVNLSFEKGEFICFIGTSGSGKTTTMRMLNRMTDPTEGQILIDGKSIQEINPVELRRQIGYVIQSIGLMPHMTIRENITLVQKLLKVSQEERNKTAEKMIDLVELPREMLDRYPHELSGGQQQRIGVVRALAANQDIILMDEPFGALDPITRDSLQDLVKDLQERLGKTIVFVTHDMDEAIKLASRIAIMSEGRVIQFDTPQNILRHPANEFVEELIGEDRLLQAKPDTTKVGEVMLNQAITITPEKSLQEAIKLMREKRVDTLLVTDNSNTLKGFIDVETIDKKRGKVSSVGDILNKDVFYVKQSAYLRDTLQRILKRGLKYVPVVDEQNKVVGILTRASLVDIVYDVIWGEEPSITDAIGTPPETKEV, translated from the coding sequence ATGATTGAATTTCAGAATGTATCAAAAATTTATAAAGGTGGAAAAATCGCAGTTGAGGACGTCAACCTTTCTTTTGAAAAAGGTGAATTCATCTGTTTCATCGGTACGAGTGGTAGCGGAAAAACAACGACGATGCGTATGCTTAACCGCATGACCGATCCGACTGAAGGTCAAATTTTGATTGATGGCAAGTCGATCCAAGAAATCAACCCCGTTGAACTCCGCCGACAAATCGGCTATGTGATCCAAAGCATCGGCTTGATGCCCCACATGACGATTCGAGAAAATATCACGCTTGTCCAAAAGCTATTGAAGGTCAGCCAAGAAGAACGCAACAAAACAGCCGAAAAAATGATTGATCTTGTTGAGCTTCCACGTGAGATGCTTGATCGGTACCCTCATGAGTTATCTGGTGGTCAACAGCAACGTATCGGTGTCGTCCGTGCGTTAGCAGCGAATCAAGACATTATCTTGATGGATGAACCTTTTGGCGCGTTAGACCCTATTACAAGAGATTCTTTACAAGACTTAGTCAAAGACTTGCAGGAACGTTTAGGGAAAACAATCGTCTTCGTCACACATGATATGGACGAAGCAATCAAACTAGCCAGTCGCATCGCCATCATGAGTGAAGGTCGAGTGATTCAATTTGATACGCCACAAAATATTTTACGTCATCCTGCCAATGAATTTGTCGAGGAATTGATTGGTGAAGATCGTTTGCTTCAAGCGAAACCAGATACGACAAAAGTGGGCGAAGTCATGTTGAACCAAGCCATTACGATCACTCCCGAAAAATCATTGCAAGAAGCGATCAAGCTCATGCGTGAAAAACGTGTCGACACCCTTTTAGTAACTGATAATTCAAATACTTTAAAAGGATTTATCGATGTTGAAACGATTGATAAAAAACGTGGGAAAGTTTCGAGTGTTGGCGATATTTTGAATAAAGATGTTTTCTATGTAAAACAATCTGCTTACTTGCGTGATACGCTCCAACGAATCTTAAAACGTGGTCTGAAATATGTACCAGTAGTCGATGAACAAAATAAAGTCGTCGGTATTTTAACTCGAGCATCGCTTGTAGACATCGTCTATGACGTGATCTGGGGTGAAGAACCATCTATCACAGATGCAATTGGTACGCCGCCCGAAACAAAGGAGGTCTGA
- the queA gene encoding tRNA preQ1(34) S-adenosylmethionine ribosyltransferase-isomerase QueA, with product MLTTEDFDFELPEELIAQTPLKDRDHSRLLVVDRQTGELADKHFHEIIDELNPGDALVMNNTRVLPARLYGEKVETGAHLEVLLLTNTEGDTWETLIKPAKRAKVGTEITFGDGRLKAVVKEELDHGGRIIEFAYEGIFLENLEALGEMPLPPYIKERLEDPDRYQTVYAEENGSAAAPTAGLHFTTELLDEIKAKGVELVYLTLHVGLGTFRPVSVDKIEEHQMHSEFYRLTEEAAERLNQVRQNGGKIVAVGTTSIRTLETIGTKFAGEIKADSGWTDIFITPGYEFKVVEAFSTNFHLPKSTLVMLVSAFAGRELTLSAYQHAIDERYRFFSFGDAMFVK from the coding sequence ATGTTAACAACAGAAGATTTCGATTTTGAATTACCCGAAGAATTGATTGCCCAAACACCATTGAAAGACCGTGACCATTCCCGTTTACTTGTAGTGGATCGCCAAACAGGTGAGCTGGCGGATAAACATTTCCATGAGATCATTGACGAACTAAATCCTGGCGATGCGCTAGTGATGAACAATACTCGCGTATTACCGGCTCGTTTATATGGAGAAAAAGTAGAAACTGGCGCGCATTTAGAAGTGTTGCTTTTGACCAATACGGAAGGCGATACGTGGGAGACGTTGATCAAACCTGCTAAGCGTGCCAAAGTAGGGACTGAGATCACTTTTGGCGATGGTCGCTTAAAAGCAGTCGTTAAGGAAGAACTCGATCATGGTGGACGGATCATTGAATTTGCTTATGAGGGGATTTTCTTAGAAAATCTAGAAGCACTTGGTGAAATGCCATTGCCGCCTTATATCAAAGAACGTTTAGAAGATCCAGATCGCTACCAGACAGTTTATGCGGAAGAAAATGGCTCAGCAGCTGCACCAACTGCAGGGTTGCACTTTACGACAGAATTACTAGACGAAATCAAAGCAAAAGGGGTAGAACTTGTCTATTTGACACTCCATGTCGGCCTTGGTACTTTCCGTCCAGTGAGCGTCGACAAGATTGAAGAACATCAAATGCACAGTGAGTTTTATCGTTTGACCGAAGAGGCAGCTGAGCGCTTGAATCAAGTGCGTCAAAATGGCGGGAAAATCGTGGCAGTAGGAACGACTTCGATCCGTACACTAGAAACGATTGGCACTAAATTTGCTGGTGAGATCAAAGCAGATAGTGGCTGGACTGATATCTTTATCACGCCAGGTTATGAGTTCAAGGTAGTTGAAGCCTTTTCTACGAACTTCCACTTACCAAAATCAACTTTAGTCATGTTAGTGAGTGCGTTTGCCGGGAGAGAGCTAACGCTTTCTGCCTATCAGCATGCCATTGATGAACGTTATCGTTTCTTCAGTTTTGGCGATGCGATGTTTGTGAAGTAA